The following proteins are co-located in the Halarcobacter sp. genome:
- a CDS encoding DUF2018 family protein — MANNWLIEDEDDLFVGSAKSKYFDIANQANKEIVEDEFDKLLEKLAVMEILLSKDKDEEFDVNEIIKQYVLQNLDEVEQMKKGLYVELAGDIVCRLDS, encoded by the coding sequence ATGGCAAATAATTGGTTAATCGAAGATGAGGATGATTTATTTGTAGGTTCTGCCAAGTCAAAATATTTTGATATTGCAAATCAAGCTAATAAAGAGATTGTTGAAGATGAGTTTGATAAATTATTAGAAAAACTAGCAGTTATGGAGATATTATTATCAAAAGACAAAGATGAAGAGTTTGATGTAAATGAAATTATAAAACAATATGTTCTTCAAAATTTAGATGAAGTTGAACAGATGAAAAAAGGTTTATATGTTGAACTTGCTGGTGATATAGTTTGTAGATTAGATTCGTAA